In one Sphingomonas sp. S1-29 genomic region, the following are encoded:
- a CDS encoding ATP-dependent Clp protease proteolytic subunit encodes MHDPMSALVPIVIEQSSRGERSFDIFSRLLRERIVFVTGGVEDGMASLITAQLLFLESENPKKDIWMYINSPGGVVTAGMAIHDTMQYIRPRVGTVCMGQAASMGSFLLASGEPGMRVALTNARIMVHQPSGGAQGMASDIEIQAREILRIRRRMNELYAKYTGKPIEEIEKAMDRDTFLEADEAKTFGLVDEVYDKRPGVPEDPSTGTTPTM; translated from the coding sequence ATGCACGACCCTATGAGCGCACTCGTTCCTATCGTCATCGAACAGTCGAGCCGTGGCGAGCGCAGCTTCGACATTTTCTCGCGGCTTCTGCGCGAGCGCATCGTTTTCGTCACTGGTGGGGTCGAGGACGGCATGGCCTCGCTCATCACCGCGCAGCTGCTCTTCCTCGAGTCCGAGAACCCGAAGAAGGACATCTGGATGTACATCAACTCGCCCGGCGGCGTCGTGACCGCCGGCATGGCGATTCACGACACGATGCAGTATATCCGCCCGCGCGTCGGCACCGTCTGTATGGGGCAGGCGGCGTCGATGGGCAGCTTCCTGCTGGCATCGGGTGAGCCGGGGATGCGCGTCGCGCTTACCAACGCGCGGATCATGGTGCATCAGCCTTCGGGCGGCGCGCAGGGCATGGCGAGCGACATCGAGATCCAGGCGCGCGAAATCCTTCGTATCCGTCGCCGGATGAACGAGCTGTACGCCAAATATACCGGCAAGCCGATCGAGGAGATCGAAAAGGCGATGGACCGCGACACCTTCCTCGAGGCCGACGAAGCCAAGACCTTCGGCCTGGTCGATGAAGTGTACGACAAGCGTCCGGGCGTGCCCGAGGATCCGTCGACGGGCACCACGCCGACGATGTAA
- a CDS encoding glycosyltransferase family 2 protein: protein MTEPRIAVILPCYNEEAAIAQTVVAFRAALPGARVYVYDNNSRDRTAEVAAFAGAIVRTERVQGKGAVVRRMFADVDADIYVMADGDATYDAASAPAMVARLLDEQLDMVVGSRVHEATEAYRRGHQFGNKALTGMLARLFGRSFSDILSGYRVFSRRFVKSFPALSAGFEIETEISVHALELKMPVAEVETPYFARPEGSESKLNTYGDGFRIATTIATLYRIERPMLFFGLIAAAISLLALILSIPLVATYIDTGLVPRFPTAILATGLMILAFLNLFAGLILDTVVRGRREVRRLAYLAHPAPSRGGDR, encoded by the coding sequence GTGACCGAACCACGCATCGCGGTGATCCTGCCTTGCTATAACGAGGAAGCCGCGATCGCGCAGACGGTGGTGGCGTTCCGCGCCGCGCTGCCCGGCGCGCGCGTCTATGTGTACGACAACAACAGCCGCGACCGCACCGCCGAGGTCGCCGCCTTTGCCGGCGCGATCGTCCGCACCGAACGCGTGCAGGGCAAGGGCGCGGTGGTCCGGCGGATGTTCGCCGATGTCGACGCCGATATCTATGTGATGGCCGATGGCGACGCGACCTATGACGCCGCCTCGGCGCCGGCGATGGTCGCGCGGCTGCTCGACGAACAGCTCGACATGGTTGTCGGCAGCCGGGTGCACGAGGCGACCGAGGCGTATCGCCGCGGCCATCAGTTCGGCAACAAGGCGCTGACCGGCATGCTCGCGCGGCTGTTCGGCCGTAGCTTCAGCGACATATTGTCGGGCTATCGCGTGTTTTCGCGCCGCTTCGTCAAGAGCTTCCCTGCGCTGTCGGCGGGGTTCGAGATCGAGACCGAGATCAGCGTCCACGCGCTCGAGCTGAAAATGCCCGTCGCTGAGGTTGAGACGCCGTATTTCGCGCGGCCCGAAGGCTCCGAATCGAAGCTCAACACCTATGGCGACGGCTTTCGAATCGCGACGACCATCGCGACCTTGTACCGGATCGAACGGCCGATGCTGTTCTTCGGGCTGATCGCCGCTGCCATCTCGCTGCTCGCGCTGATCCTGTCGATCCCGCTGGTCGCGACCTATATCGACACTGGGTTGGTGCCGCGTTTTCCCACCGCGATTCTCGCGACCGGGCTGATGATCCTCGCCTTCCTCAACCTTTTCGCAGGATTGATCCTCGATACCGTGGTGCGCGGGCGGCGCGAGGTGCGGCGGCTGGCCTATCTGGCGCATCCGGCACCATCGCGCGGCGGCGACCGCTAG
- the tig gene encoding trigger factor: MQTVETLNEGLKRAYTLTITAKDIDSKVDAEVKRVAPQVRMPGFRPGKVPANLVRKMHGESIAQDALNNSIQEGIQQLIAEQKLRPAMAPAVSLDDYAPGKDAAVKVELEVLPDVPAPSIEGLKLERLIVPVPEERVAEQINQLASQQKKFDDAPEGHAAATGDLVVMDFLGKVDGVAFDGGTGEDMSVEIGTGRLIPGFEDQLVGVKVGDEKQIEVTFPEDYGVDTLAGKLATFDLTVKKVQVSGEMAIDDDFAKSLGLESLEQLQGLMKGQLENETGQLTRTHMKRKLLDQLAEGHDFPVPPSMVEAEFNQIWQQLEHEAGHEEDPAAAMAELESERDDYRKIAERRVRLGLLLSEIGQANGIEVTQAEMNRLVAQAAQQYRQEDRERFMQYIQQEPMAAAQLRAPLYEDKVVDFLFDKAEVTEREVSREELEAAIESEDGVVPHVHGPDCGHDHDEAPAKPKAKAKKAAAKPATDKDVAPAEADAPAEAAAPKKKAATKKAAEPVEAAAEVSDEAAEAPKKKAPARKKKTDAE; this comes from the coding sequence ATGCAGACTGTCGAGACGTTGAACGAGGGCCTCAAGCGCGCCTACACGCTCACCATCACCGCCAAGGATATCGATTCCAAGGTCGATGCCGAGGTGAAGCGTGTCGCGCCGCAGGTCCGCATGCCCGGCTTCCGCCCCGGCAAGGTGCCCGCCAATCTGGTGCGCAAGATGCACGGCGAGTCGATCGCGCAGGACGCGCTGAACAACTCGATCCAGGAAGGCATCCAGCAGCTCATCGCCGAGCAAAAGCTGCGTCCGGCAATGGCGCCTGCAGTGTCGCTCGACGATTATGCGCCGGGCAAGGACGCAGCGGTCAAGGTCGAGCTGGAAGTGCTCCCTGACGTGCCCGCGCCGTCGATCGAGGGGCTCAAGCTCGAGCGGCTGATCGTGCCGGTGCCCGAGGAGCGGGTTGCCGAGCAGATCAACCAGCTGGCATCGCAGCAGAAGAAGTTCGACGACGCGCCCGAGGGGCATGCAGCCGCCACCGGCGACCTGGTCGTGATGGATTTCCTGGGCAAGGTCGACGGCGTCGCCTTTGACGGCGGCACTGGCGAGGACATGTCGGTCGAGATCGGCACCGGCCGCTTGATCCCAGGGTTCGAGGATCAACTCGTCGGCGTGAAGGTCGGCGACGAAAAGCAGATCGAGGTGACCTTCCCCGAGGATTACGGCGTCGACACGCTGGCGGGCAAGCTCGCGACCTTTGACCTGACGGTCAAGAAGGTTCAGGTTTCGGGTGAAATGGCGATCGACGACGATTTCGCCAAGTCGCTCGGGCTCGAGAGCCTCGAGCAGCTGCAGGGGCTGATGAAGGGCCAGCTCGAGAACGAGACCGGCCAGCTCACGCGCACCCACATGAAGCGCAAGCTGCTCGACCAGCTCGCCGAGGGTCATGATTTCCCGGTGCCGCCGTCGATGGTCGAGGCCGAGTTCAACCAGATCTGGCAGCAGCTCGAGCATGAAGCCGGCCATGAGGAAGATCCCGCGGCGGCGATGGCCGAGCTCGAGAGCGAGCGCGACGATTACCGCAAGATCGCCGAGCGCCGCGTGCGGCTGGGGCTGCTTCTGTCGGAGATCGGCCAGGCCAATGGCATCGAAGTGACGCAGGCCGAAATGAACCGGCTGGTCGCACAGGCCGCGCAGCAATATCGCCAGGAAGACCGCGAGCGCTTCATGCAATATATCCAGCAGGAGCCGATGGCGGCTGCCCAGCTGCGCGCGCCGCTGTACGAGGACAAGGTCGTCGACTTCCTGTTCGACAAGGCCGAAGTGACCGAGCGCGAAGTGTCGCGCGAGGAACTCGAAGCCGCGATCGAGAGCGAAGATGGCGTGGTGCCGCATGTCCATGGCCCCGATTGCGGCCACGACCATGACGAGGCGCCGGCCAAGCCAAAGGCGAAGGCCAAGAAGGCGGCTGCCAAGCCGGCGACCGACAAGGACGTAGCGCCTGCGGAAGCCGACGCGCCTGCCGAAGCCGCTGCTCCCAAGAAGAAGGCAGCGACCAAGAAGGCGGCAGAGCCGGTCGAAGCCGCCGCCGAAGTGTCGGACGAGGCTGCCGAGGCTCCCAAGAAGAAGGCTCCTGCGCGCAAGAAGAAGACCGACGCCGAGTAA